Within Mycobacterium botniense, the genomic segment GACCGCGGACACAGAAAAGCCTGACAAGTGGCACAACCTTCGGTGTACTCACACGCCATCGGCAGGTGGTAGGGATGCAATCCCCGGCCGACCAGATAGTCGACCAGCAGCTGATTGTCCGGCGAAAACGGCGGCGCCGCAGGAAGATCCACATCGGTCGCTTCGGGGCGCAGCGGATCCGGTGCGCCGCGGACCCCCAGCAGCTGCTCGGCCTGGGCGTACCAGGGCCGCATCTGGTCGTAGCTCACCGGCCAGGCCTCGGGCACAGTGGAATCTCCCGGGTCGCGAAAATTTTGCCGCGGTGTGAAATCACGTGCGAAAAACCGCTCGCAGACCATGCCGTACAGGGCCGACGACCCACCCGTGCCGCTGCCGATGAACGGCACAAACCGCTTCGCGAAACGCCCACTGATGTCTTCGATCTCATCGGTACAGCGTCCGGCCCGGGCCAACGCGTCGTAGAAGGCGTCGGCCGACCGGTACGCCAACGGCTCGGCGAGTTCGGGCATCGCTGCCCGAATCGTCGCGGGCGTTCCGGGCAGCGTCGAGCGTCCCTTCTCGACGAACAGCACCCGCCGGCCGGACCGGGCCAACTGGTAGCCCAGCGTCGCGCCGCCCATGCCGGTGCCCACGACGATCACGTCCCATGCGAGCTGTTCGGCCCTGTGCGCAGTCAGTTCGCCGTCAGCCACAATCACGCTCCTCCGCGACGATGGCACACAGCCTGGGCCGGGGAAGCATGACAGTACCACTCACCGTCACAAGCAAGTAGGGTGACGCTCCCGGCGCGGGGCTGGGCATAATATCGGTGCCACGTCGCCTGGCCCGACGTGCGCGACAACCTAAAAGGCCACCTTCGCTGAAAGGCCACCCTCGGCGATGAGATTTGTGCTCGCAAGCTACGGCGGTCGCGGTGATATCGAGCCCTCCGTCGTTGTGGGCCGTGAGCTGCTGCGCCGCGGGCACGACGTGTGCATCGCCGTCCCGCCTAACCTGGTGGGCTTCGCCGAACAAGCAGGCGGGCTTGCGGCGGTCGCCTACGGACTGGACTCGCAAGCCATTCTCGATGCGCAGCGCAGGTACTGGACGTGTTACTTTCGCACGCCCTGGAAGATTCGGGAACTGAACAGGTTAGGGCGCGAAACTGCGGAGTTCGCCACCCGCTGCTGGGAGGAAATGACCGCGACGCTGGTGTCGCTGGCGCACGGCGCCGACGTGCTCATCGCGGGCCTGATTTTCGAGCAGCCCGCTGCCAACGTCGCGGAGTATTACGACATCCCCTTGGCCACACTGCATTTCTTCCCAGTCCGGGCCCATGGCCAGCTCCTGCCGTTTTTGCCGCCGCCGTTGAGCCGGGCGGCGATGACGCTGAACGATTGGCTGGCTTGGCGCGGGACGAAGAAGGGTGAGGACGCGCAGCGCCGTGAACTGGGTCTGCCGAAGGCCACCCGCCCGGCGCCGCGACGCATCGCCGAGCGTGGATCACTGGAAATCCAGGCCTATGACGAGGTGTGCTTTCCCGGGCTGGCCACCGAATGGGCCAAATGGGATGGCCAGCGGCCCTTCGTCGGCGCGCTGGCACTGGAGTTGCCCACCGATGCCGATGACGACGTGTTGTCGTGGATCGCCGCGGGCACACCGCCGATCTGTTTCGGGTTCGGCAGTATTCCGGTGGAATCCCCGCCCGACACCCTCGCCATGATCAGCTCGGCCTGCGCGCGGTTAGGGCAGCGGGCGCTGGTGTGCGCCGGCTCGACGGATTTCCGTGCCCTCCCGCATCTCGAGCACGTCAAGGTGGTGGGCGCGGTCAATTACGCGGCGATCTTTCCGGCCTGCCGGGCGGTGGTGCATCACGGCGGGGCGGGCACGCTGGCCGCGGGTCTGCGCGCCGGCGTGCCCCAGTTGATCCTGTGGACCTTGCCCGATCAGCCGTTCTTCGGGGCTGCGGTGAAACGGCTGCGGGTGGGCACTGCCCGGCGTT encodes:
- a CDS encoding glycosyltransferase, with the protein product MRFVLASYGGRGDIEPSVVVGRELLRRGHDVCIAVPPNLVGFAEQAGGLAAVAYGLDSQAILDAQRRYWTCYFRTPWKIRELNRLGRETAEFATRCWEEMTATLVSLAHGADVLIAGLIFEQPAANVAEYYDIPLATLHFFPVRAHGQLLPFLPPPLSRAAMTLNDWLAWRGTKKGEDAQRRELGLPKATRPAPRRIAERGSLEIQAYDEVCFPGLATEWAKWDGQRPFVGALALELPTDADDDVLSWIAAGTPPICFGFGSIPVESPPDTLAMISSACARLGQRALVCAGSTDFRALPHLEHVKVVGAVNYAAIFPACRAVVHHGGAGTLAAGLRAGVPQLILWTLPDQPFFGAAVKRLRVGTARRFSTTTEKTLVADLRKILAPSYLARARQIAAQMTPSGKSAAAAADLVEDFARVRRVG